In one window of Phycisphaerales bacterium DNA:
- a CDS encoding rhodanese-like domain-containing protein: MDGNDRTVDASTLRAWLESGQAVLVDVREPFEHATERIAGARHVPLGQIEPDRLNADLPAERLVFHCRSGARSGKALERCEQALRGAGIDVFHLQGGIEAWKAAGNPVELPRGRPRLDIMRQVQITAGSLVAVGTLLGVLVSPWFLVVPGFVGCGLVFAGASGWCGMAKLLARMPWNRLPGKTLAADA, from the coding sequence ATGGATGGCAACGACCGTACGGTTGATGCCAGCACGCTGCGGGCCTGGCTCGAGTCGGGTCAGGCCGTGCTGGTGGATGTTCGCGAACCCTTTGAGCACGCGACCGAGCGGATCGCGGGCGCCAGGCACGTGCCCCTTGGCCAGATCGAACCGGATCGCCTGAACGCTGATCTGCCGGCCGAACGCCTGGTCTTTCACTGCCGCAGCGGCGCGCGATCGGGCAAGGCCCTGGAACGGTGCGAGCAGGCCCTTCGCGGCGCCGGCATCGACGTGTTCCACCTGCAGGGCGGGATCGAGGCCTGGAAAGCTGCGGGAAATCCGGTCGAGCTTCCGCGTGGCAGGCCACGGCTGGACATCATGCGCCAGGTCCAGATCACCGCTGGTTCGCTGGTTGCCGTCGGTACGCTGCTGGGCGTGCTGGTGTCGCCGTGGTTCCTCGTGGTGCCCGGGTTCGTCGGGTGCGGTCTGGTCTTCGCGGGCGCGAGCGGCTGGTGCGGGATGGCGAAGTTGCTCGCCCGCATGCCGTGGAATCGCCTGCCCGGTAAAACCCTCGCCGCGGATGCCTGA
- a CDS encoding rhodanese-like domain-containing protein: protein MFMRMIYDEKLAQAAYLFGCQRTGQAIVIDPERDVDRYVDLARANNLRICAVAETHIHADFVSGARELAEQVGATVYVSGEGGPDWQSEWARAYNHVILRDGDAFKIGNIQFRAVHTPGHTPEHMVYVVTDHGTVGAQSAAEPIGVCTGDFVFVGDLGRPDLLETAAGQAGAREPGARQLFESAKWLDGLPEFVQIWPGHGAGSACGKALGAVPMSTVGYEKRYNAPLRSAIGPKADQSAFVEMILEGQPEPPLYFARMKRVNRDGPDVGGGLPQARRVMVSDVTGLDPQQIAIIDTRPWTEFREGHLPGSMSFPLSTSFTTDVGSMVREDEDIYLIAQEHEVAQAVRDLYRIGMDRVKGWLEPEDVVGEKHLASTAEVDVREARTLIEQGRVRVLDVRRASEFASGHIEGAKNIAHTRLASRLEDLPNNGTLLVHCQGGIRSARASGYLQRLGFDVINMKGGYAAWQKDQATARSSADR from the coding sequence ATGTTCATGCGGATGATCTACGACGAGAAGCTGGCCCAGGCCGCCTACCTGTTCGGCTGCCAGCGGACCGGTCAGGCCATCGTCATCGACCCCGAGCGGGACGTGGACCGCTACGTCGACCTGGCCCGAGCGAACAACCTGCGGATCTGTGCCGTCGCCGAAACGCACATCCACGCCGACTTCGTGAGCGGCGCGCGGGAACTGGCCGAGCAGGTCGGCGCCACCGTGTACGTCTCGGGCGAGGGCGGGCCGGACTGGCAGAGCGAGTGGGCCCGGGCGTACAACCACGTCATCCTGCGGGACGGCGACGCGTTCAAGATCGGGAACATCCAGTTCCGTGCGGTGCACACCCCGGGCCACACGCCCGAGCACATGGTCTACGTCGTGACCGACCACGGAACCGTCGGGGCGCAGAGCGCCGCCGAGCCCATCGGCGTCTGCACGGGCGACTTCGTGTTCGTGGGCGACCTGGGCCGGCCGGATCTCCTGGAGACCGCCGCGGGCCAGGCCGGCGCTCGCGAGCCGGGAGCACGGCAACTCTTCGAGAGCGCAAAATGGCTCGATGGGCTTCCCGAGTTCGTGCAGATCTGGCCCGGCCACGGCGCCGGCAGCGCGTGCGGCAAGGCGCTGGGGGCCGTCCCCATGAGCACCGTGGGCTACGAGAAGCGATACAACGCGCCGCTCCGCTCGGCCATCGGCCCCAAGGCGGATCAGAGCGCGTTCGTGGAGATGATCCTGGAGGGGCAGCCCGAGCCCCCGCTGTACTTTGCGCGCATGAAGCGGGTGAACCGGGACGGCCCCGACGTTGGGGGTGGCCTGCCCCAGGCTCGGCGGGTGATGGTCTCGGACGTCACCGGCCTGGATCCGCAGCAGATCGCGATCATCGATACGCGCCCCTGGACCGAGTTCCGTGAAGGGCACCTGCCCGGCTCGATGAGCTTCCCGCTGAGCACGTCGTTCACGACCGACGTGGGCTCCATGGTGCGCGAGGACGAGGACATTTACCTGATTGCGCAGGAGCATGAGGTCGCCCAGGCCGTCCGAGACCTCTATCGCATCGGCATGGATCGCGTGAAGGGCTGGCTCGAGCCCGAGGACGTCGTGGGCGAAAAGCACCTGGCCTCGACCGCCGAAGTCGACGTCCGCGAGGCGCGCACGCTGATCGAGCAGGGCCGGGTCCGGGTGCTGGACGTCCGCCGGGCCAGCGAGTTTGCTTCCGGGCACATCGAGGGCGCGAAGAACATCGCGCACACGAGGCTAGCCTCGCGCCTGGAAGACCTGCCGAACAATGGGACGCTGCTGGTCCACTGCCAGGGTGGCATTCGTTCCGCCCGGGCCAGCGGATATCTCCAACGGCTCGGCTTTGATGTCATCAACATGAAGGGCGGGTATGCGGCCTGGCAGAAGGACCAGGCGACCGCCCGATCGTCCGCGGATCGCTAG
- the surE gene encoding 5'/3'-nucleotidase SurE yields MRILLTNDDGIRAPGIVALYDALMDTIPGREGTLGGPISIAGTPVEAIYTVAPATVQSATSHGVTFHEPLMVEEARIRGRMHGTAVDGRPADCVKLALSEIWPAEFGQGSRPDLVISGMNAGANCGINVIYSGTVAAAIEAAFLGIPSIAVSLHLGRASTRFDIGAIHARRAIETLLAGGLPNPHEVLNLNVPRCEDPIEDTPEARAAADRQRTSAGLPTNFDQSDTRVTRQGEQAQVHKADPDETLPIVACPMNTHGHVDRFEGRVSPGGRAYFWAAAGGMDFQDTEAGTDVDWLFKRAVTVTPLRYDLTNEASLERWSKAAEKATSGAAGQTTA; encoded by the coding sequence ATGCGAATCCTGCTGACAAACGACGACGGCATCCGCGCCCCGGGCATCGTGGCGCTCTACGACGCCTTGATGGACACCATCCCCGGCCGCGAGGGCACGCTGGGCGGGCCCATCTCGATCGCCGGCACGCCCGTGGAGGCCATCTACACCGTCGCGCCCGCCACCGTCCAGAGCGCCACCAGCCACGGGGTGACCTTCCACGAGCCGCTCATGGTGGAGGAAGCGCGGATCCGGGGGCGCATGCACGGCACGGCAGTCGACGGCCGGCCGGCCGACTGCGTGAAGCTGGCCCTCAGCGAGATCTGGCCGGCCGAGTTTGGCCAGGGGTCCAGGCCCGACCTGGTCATCAGCGGCATGAACGCAGGGGCGAATTGCGGGATTAACGTCATCTACTCCGGCACCGTCGCGGCGGCCATCGAGGCGGCGTTCCTGGGCATCCCCTCCATCGCCGTCAGCCTGCACCTGGGCCGGGCCTCGACGCGCTTCGACATCGGGGCGATCCACGCCCGCCGGGCGATCGAGACGCTGCTGGCCGGCGGGCTGCCCAACCCCCACGAGGTGCTGAACCTCAACGTGCCGCGCTGCGAGGACCCGATCGAGGACACGCCCGAGGCCCGGGCCGCCGCCGACCGCCAGCGCACCAGCGCGGGGCTGCCGACGAACTTCGACCAGAGCGATACGCGCGTGACGCGTCAGGGCGAGCAGGCGCAGGTGCACAAGGCCGACCCCGACGAGACGCTGCCCATCGTCGCGTGCCCGATGAACACCCACGGCCACGTCGACCGGTTCGAAGGCCGCGTCAGCCCCGGGGGCCGCGCATACTTCTGGGCGGCCGCGGGGGGCATGGATTTCCAGGATACCGAGGCTGGAACCGACGTCGACTGGCTGTTCAAGCGGGCGGTGACGGTGACGCCGCTGCGCTACGACCTGACCAATGAGGCGTCGCTGGAGCGCTGGAGCAAGGCGGCCGAGAAGGCGACCAGCGGGGCGGCCGGCCAGACCACCGCCTGA